In Malus sylvestris chromosome 15, drMalSylv7.2, whole genome shotgun sequence, a single genomic region encodes these proteins:
- the LOC126604234 gene encoding probable ubiquitin-conjugating enzyme E2 18, translating to MTSSSASGRKTLSKIACNRLQKELLEWQVNPPAGFKHKVTDNLQRWVIEVNGAPGTLYSNETFQLQVDFPEHYPMEAPQVIFVPPAPLHPHIYSNGHICLDILYDSWSPAMTVSSICISILSMLSSSTVKQRPEDNDRYVKNCRNGRSPKETRWWFHDDKV from the exons ATGACCAGCTCCTCCGCCTCCGGCCGCAAG ACTTTGAGTAAGATTGCTTGCAATCGGCTCCAGAAAGAGCTTCTGGAGTGGCAGGTCAATCCTCCCGCGGGCTTCAAGCACAAAGTCACCGATAATCTCCAAAG GTGGGTGATTGAAGTCAATGGAGCTCCTGGAACTCTCTATTCTAATGAGACCTTTCAGCTTCAGGTCGATTTTCCTGAGCATTACCCAATGGAAGCCCCGCAG GTTATATTTGtccctccagctccactacATCCTCATATTTATAGCAACGGTCATATTTGTTTAG ATATTTTGTACGATTCATGGTCACCAGCCATGACTGTTAGTTCCATCTGTATTAGCATTCTCTCCATGCTATCAAGCTCCACCGTGAAG CAACGCCCGGAAGATAATGATCGGTATGTAAAGAATTGTAGAAATGGCAGATCTCCCAAGGAAACGAGGTGGTGGTTCCATGACGATAAAGTGTAA